One window of Plasmodium falciparum 3D7 genome assembly, chromosome: 7 genomic DNA carries:
- a CDS encoding phosphopantetheine adenylyltransferase, putative has translation MSKYIWHENGFLIFEDYNFVTYTRRQGNHKYERKNKECLNHFNNGKEGIYKNVLFMENYHLSIDRNNEAYYIFKEKKFFQKIQKNINSLMLYLHKLKEKKKIRNIYLFIKFISSKCILKMSTYYYIKYIIENIYEYKLDELVRVVLPIYNIHKLYSYIYYENYCFKNYYKNILSKNDIKELKKDSCPFILLNHKNAHIVLPYLFMYQMNVLKEEKCKNFKKHNLSNNMKYSLNDHYIFNPSNLDVLHSKLKNIDKKKKKKKEKRKKKKKKKKLIMNNSTSQKHKIDQVKNSKKKKRNFKHIKIEKYKIKQTINKSLNKSNIGLFAGTFDKIHLGHILLLFYSIFLTKNFFYIGLYNNKNICNKKYSDEIDDLKLRIFSITDILFLIKNVYQIHFIFQNFEHINPFIKIKNAHNILYDIITKEKGQFISEIKKDKYYQYQNHNYDDCRINIKRLHKKGTKGTTKDNVTNMDRMNRKKNNHIYKIKFDDRNNKEKKKQFISLIKNKINTIYQNICVNQKIIKCIRRNLHFYINNQNKHKAKNKNSKIIVLKRIHDPISFAQDIYDLYSLTISKDSEINGYKLVNERRRIYAELKIQKYTKHISKNKNFIHICTKDPSYDNKKNFFFNNTYDNINKDKNISYLYKEKTTLNIFDTINLRNGEKCSSTCVRKENYLLKQVNKFYKYLKYFIEACIYFDIDYFIIQMYINLFLQRNGKQPFQKHYIRKVKCYFCKMKNNNNNNNNNNNNNNNNNNNNNNNNDMMKKKNLFIVNDFFRNMFVILSFFVNHFVDKITVHNRKSLFIKLALAISFFFYNNIILLIIKKKEQLVNESYNKDQKKNDKEKTKNHNNINNDNYYYNNNQLNFSLAKKISMFDNQEENIFKIYITNIDQLIFVKILNQILVFTILILSASILCKMYENFPRIEKKKKKIKRKKNNSYTQMCTDQIFNISKKKLFSSKKYSKINVRQQMNDICDHINSDSFIEDNNMSYNFKNNEKILYSSKYIITPYNLCKYKLRCFSKKKLDHLKFHEENLVRMKADRDYMCTSNKKRKNKKNMDNENNMYYNNNKKNDYNNNNNYYYYNHLDFNKNKSIAPLRHTYINNTYDVPSRERQLIFPEQKNKNKNKKNDIKNFVKAYNTTNYCNVDNRLQNFLMSHINNNNDDNIFFYRKILIYEFLDNYFISFFLFYFLKYKVTKNYNDIYASKKQRDDFIYILLVHFQNHIEMIINTYINNKWTLKGKEENNPFDLYNKYKMKYSVIHRYFIVKLCPLNNYNIDFEKKYEFNNIKQNNFRQTPFYINLEQYNNLNVMSFYQFIFQSILKYENYYYPYFSFLSALQLNIY, from the coding sequence atgagcAAATATATATGGCATGAAAAtggttttttaatttttgaagattataattttgttacGTATACCAGAAGGCAAGGGAACCACAAATATGAGCGTAAGAATAAAGAATGTTTGAACCATTTTAATAATGGTAAAGaaggtatatataaaaatgttttgtTTATGGAAAACTACCATCTTAGTATAGATCGAAATAATGaagcatattatatatttaaagaaaagaaatttttCCAAAAGATACAAAAGAATATCAATTCGTTAatgttatatttacataaattaaaagaaaaaaagaaaattaggaatatttatttatttattaaatttattagtTCAAAATGTATCCTTAAAATGTctacttattattatataaaatacattattgaaaatatttatgaatataaattagATGAATTGGTTCGTGTAGTATTaccaatatataatatacataaattgtattcatatatttattatgaaaattattgttttaaaaattattacaaaaatatactaTCCAAAAACGATATTAAAGAACTCAAAAAAGATTCATGTCCTTTTATCCTTCTCAACCATAAAAATGCACACATAGTTTTACCTTACTTGTTTATGTATCAGATGAATGTGTTAAAAGaggaaaaatgtaaaaattttaaaaaacataatttatcaaataatatgaaatactCATTAAatgatcattatatttttaatccGTCAAACCTTGACGTACTACATTcaaaattgaaaaatatagacaaaaaaaaaaaaaagaaaaaagaaaaaagaaaaaaaaaaaaaaaaaaaaaaaaacttattaTGAATAACTCAACTAGCCAAAAACACAAAATTGATCAGGTAAAAAATagcaaaaaaaagaaaagaaattttaaacatataaaaatagagaaatataaaataaaacaaacaaTTAACAAAAGTTTAAATAAAAGCAACATAGGTCTATTTGCAGGGACATTTGATAAAATCCATCTTGGTCATATtctcttattattttattctatatttttaactaaaaattttttttatattggattatataataataaaaatatatgtaataagaaatattcaGATGAAATTGATGATTTGAAATTACGAATTTTTAGTATAAcagatattttatttctaatcaaaaatgtttatcaaattcattttatttttcaaaactTTGAGCACATAAAtccttttataaaaataaagaatgcgcacaatattttatatgatataataacaaaGGAAAAGGGTCAATTCATTagtgaaataaaaaaggataaatattatcaatatcAAAATCATAATTATGATGACTGTAGGATAAATATTAAACGTTTACATAAAAAAGGAACAAAAGGTACTACAAAGGATAATGTCACAAATATGGATCGAatgaatagaaaaaaaaataatcatatatataaaataaaatttgatGATAGAaacaataaagaaaaaaaaaaacaatttatttctttaataaaaaataagattaATAcgatatatcaaaatatatgtgtaaatcaaaagattataaaatgtattcgtaggaatttacatttttatattaataatcagAATAAACATAAagctaaaaataaaaattcaaaaataaTTGTCCTAAAAAGAATTCACGACCCTATATCTTTTGCTCAAGATatttatgatttatattctttaacTATATCTAAGGACTCAGAAATTAATGGTTATAAGCTTGTGAATGAAAGAAGACGTATTTATGCTGAAttgaaaatacaaaaatatactaAACACattagtaaaaataaaaattttattcatatatgtaCAAAAGATCCTTcatatgataataagaagaatttctttttcaataatacgtatgataatattaataaagataaaaatatatcatatttatataaagaaaaaacaacTTTAAACATTTTCGATACAATTAATTTACGTAATGGAGAAAAATGTAGCTCAACATGTGTTCGgaaagaaaattatttattaaaacaagtaaacaaattttataaatatctaaaatattttattgaagcatgtatatattttgatattgattattttattattcaaatgtatataaatttatttcttcaaCGAAATGGAAAACAGCCTTTTcaaaaacattatataagaaaagtcaaatgttatttttgtaaaatgaaaaataataataataacaataataataataataataataataataataataataataataacaacaacaataatgatatgatgaaaaagaaaaatcttTTTATAGTTAACGACTTTTTTAGAAATATGTTTGttatattatccttttttgTAAATCATTTTGTTGATAAAATTACAGTTCATAATCGAAAATCtctatttattaaattggCCTTGGctatttcctttttcttttataacaatattattttgttaataatCAAAAAGAAAGAACAACTAGTAAATGAAAGTTATAACAAagaccaaaaaaaaaatgataaggaaaaaacaaagaatcataataatattaataatgataattattattataataataaccaaCTAAATTTTAGTCTTGCTAAAAAAATTAGTATGTTTGATAATCaggaagaaaatattttcaaaatatatattacaaatatagaCCAacttatatttgtaaaaatattaaatcaaATTCTAGTTTTTACCATCTTGATTTTATCGGCATCTATTTTGTGTAAAATGTATGAAAATTTCCCAcgaatagaaaaaaaaaaaaaaaaaataaaaagaaaaaaaaataattcctATACACAAATGTGTACAGATCAAATATTTAACATTagtaagaaaaaattattctcATCAAAGAAATACTCCAAAATAAATGTAAGGCAACAAATGAATGACATATGTGATCATATAAATAGTGATTCTTTTattgaagataataatatgtcatataattttaagaataacgaaaagatattatatagtagtaaatatataattactcCTTATAACttgtgtaaatataaattaagatGTTTTTCCAAGAAAAAATTGGACCATTTGAAATTTCATGAAGAGAATTTGGTAAGGATGAAAGCTGATAGGGATTATATGTGTACATCTAacaagaaaagaaaaaacaaaaaaaatatggataatgaaaataatatgtattataataataataaaaagaacgattataataataataataattattattattataaccatttggattttaataaaaacaaaagtaTCGCTCCGTTACgccatacatatattaataatacttATGATGTACCGTCAAGAGAAAGACAACTTATCTTTCcggaacaaaaaaataaaaataaaaataaaaaaaatgatataaaaaattttgtaaaaGCATATAATACAACAAATTATTGCAATGTTGATAACAGATTACAAAATTTCCTTATgtcacatataaataataataatgatgataatatatttttttatagaaaaatattaatatatgaatttctagataattattttatttcattttttttattttattttttaaaatataaggtaacaaagaattataatgatatatatgcaaGTAAAAAACAGAGAGatgattttatatacatattattagtaCACTTTCAAAATCATATCGAAATGATTATAAatacttatataaataataaatggacattaaaaggaaaagaagaaaataatccATTCGatctttataataaatataaaatgaaatattctGTTATTCATAGATATTTCATTGTAAAACTATGCCCActcaataattataatattgattttgaaaaaaaatatgaatttaataatataaaacaaaataactTTCGACAAACACCTTTCTATATTAATTTAGAACAATACAATAATTTAAATGTGATGTCATTTTATCAATTTATATTTCAaagtatattaaaatatgaaaattattattatccatatttttcattccTTAGTGCATTAcaattaaacatatattga